The genomic DNA GGTTGTGATAGATGGTGATCATGGCGGTACTCCTGGTTCGACTGATGCCCCTGGCCCGTCCGGTTCCGGGGCTGAAACCCGCACTATACAAGCGGCGCTGCCTGCCCGCATGCCCCCGAGAGGTGGCATATCAGCTCAAGGCGGGCTTTCCTTTTCGGGCGCAAGCCGTAGCAGGGCCGCCACGGTGGCGCGCAGCCCTGCGCGCAGCGGCTTGTCGTGGCGCAGCACCAGCGCCAGCGTGCGCGCCAGCGGCGGGGCAAGCGGGCGCACGGCGATCCGCGCGCGCGGCTGGCCTGGCGGCAACGCCATGCCCGGCAGCACTGAGTAACCCAGCCCGGCGCCGACCAGCTCCTTGATCGCCTCGACGCTATCAAGCTCCATCACCGGGCGCGCGCTGATGCCGGCGCGCAGGAACCATTCGTCCACCAGCCGGCGCGTATTGCCGCCGGGCGAGAACAGCACCAGCGGCCTGCCGGCCAGATCGGCCGGCGTCACTGTGGCGGGCAGCGGAGCGTCGTCGGCCGGGCCGATCGCCACGAACGGGTCTTCCAGCACCGGCGTGATGTCGAACATCCGGCCGGAGGCAGGCAACGTCACGAAGGCCAGGTCCAGGGCGTTGTCTTCCACCCCTTGAGCGCCTCGCCGGTGTTTTCCGTGCTGACCACGATCTCCAGCGCCGGCATGGCGCGGCGCAGGTCGCGCAGCACCGCCGGCAGCAGGTAGATGCAGGCGGTGGCGCCGGTGCCCAGCCGCACCCGGCCGATCACCCCGCCGGCGTGGCGCGCCATGCTGTCGTCGGCGGCGGCCAGCGCCCCGGCCACGCCGCGCGCGTGCGCCAGCAGATCCTCGCCGGCTGCGGTGGGCAGCACATGGCGTCCCACCCGTTCGAGCAGGCGCAGGCCATAGCGCTGCTCAAGCTGGCGGACCTGCAGGCTGACCGCCGGCTGGCTCAAGCCGAGGCGCTCGGCAGCCGCCGAAAAGCTGCCAAGATCGCAAACCAGCGAAAAGGCCTGCAGGAAGTCGGGATTGAGATGCCGCATCACAAAGAATTTTTATGCGCCGCATAAGTCAGCGAAGCTTCCTTTATAGCATCGGCGCAAGGTAAGGTTGCGGCGTGCCCCGGCCCTTGCCTGCTGCGGGGCAACTTGCTGCAACACGGCTTCCATCCCTATTTCGCTTTTCCTCCGGCATCGACTACGCTCGATCCGGCCCACCTGTCCAGACCACTCGCCGCGCCAGCATCATGAACGCCCCTCTCGCCACACTCAGCGCCGCCTCCGCCACGCCGATGGCCGTGGCCAATGCCACCGTCGCCGTCCAGGCCTGCGCCAGTCTGTCGATCCGCGACGCCACCGGCGCGGACATCCCCGCCATCCAGGCCATCTACGCGCACCATGTGCGCCACGGCCGCGCGTCGTTCGAGGAAGTCGAGCCAGGCGTGGACGACATCCGCCTGCGCCATGCCGAGGTGAAACGCCAGGGCCTGCCCTACCTAGTGGCCGAGCGCGGCGGCGAGGTGCTGGGTTACGCCTATGCGTCCGCCTACCGCACGCGCAGCGCCTACCGCTTTGCCGTCGAGGATTCGGTCTATATCGACGAGCGCTACCGGGGCCAGGGCCTCGGCCTGGCGCTGCTAGCCGCGCTGGTGTCGCGCTGCGAGAGCGGCCCGTGGCGGCAGATGGTGGCGGTGGTGGCCTGCACCGCCAGCGGAGAAGGCGCGGGCTCGCTGGCGTTGCACGAACGGGTGGGCTTTCGCACCATCGGCAGGCTGCAATCCGTCGGCTTCAAGCACGGGCAGTGGATCGATACGGTGTTGATGCAGCGGCCGCTGGGGGATGGCGAGGAGACGCCGCCGGTGGAGCGCGCGGCCAGGGCGTGAAGCCTGGCCAGCGCAAGCTGGCAGACAGTCGATTTACGGCGATTAATTCCTGGAAAGAATTTTCAGTAAATCATGGCTAATATCGGTATTCATCCGGTGCATGATCTTGCGATCAAGGCTGACGAGGGAGCGCAGCGAGCGCCCGCCCCCTCCTCTGGCCCCAAGGCTTGAATCCGCCCTGGAACCTTCACACTTCCATCAACCGATCAGGTCCGACAGCGCCAGCGCCACCACCTTGGTGGCACGGTTCAGGTCGTTCAGGCGCAGGTTCTCGTCCGAGTTGTGGCCGCGGGCTTCCATCAGCGTGCGCGGGCCGGCGCCGTACAGCACGGTGGGGATGCCGTACTTGGTGTAGTGGCGGGCATCGGTGTAGAGCGGCACGCCTTGCACCGGAATCTCCACGCCGAACACTTCCTCGGCGCGGCCCTTCAGGGCGCCGATCAGCTTTTCCACGCCCGGCAGTTCCGACAGCGGCTCGGCCAGGATGATGCGCTCGACCTTGACCTCGATGCCCGGACGATCCTTGGCAGCCTTCTCGACCACGGCGCGCAGCTCGCCTTCGGCGTCGAAGCCGATTTCCTCGGGGATCATGCGGCGATCGACGCGGAAGGTCACCAGGTCCGGCACCACGTTGGTGTTGATGCCGCCCTTGATCAGGCCAACGTTCAACGTGGCGGTATCGATGCCCAGCGTCTTCGACTTGCGCGTGGCCAGTTCGGCGCGCAGGCCGTAGATGGCTTGCAGGATGTGGGTGGCGGCCTCGATCGCGTCCACACCGGTGTGCGGCATGGCGGCGTGGCCTTGCTTGCCCTTGACCGTCACTTCGACGTGCAGGCAGCCGTTGTGGGCCGAGGTGATGCCGTAGGAGAAGCCCGCCGAGATGGCGTAGTCGGGCTTGCTCAGGCCTTGGTCGAGCAGGAACTTGGGACCGATGTCGCCGCCGGTTTCCTCGTCGTAGGTGAATTGCAGTTCCAGCGTGCCGTTGAGCTTGGCGCCTTGCTTCTCGGCTTCCATCAGCGCCAGCACGGCGTAGGTGTAGGTGGCGAAGTCCGACTTGGACACGGCCACGCCGCGGCCGTACATGACCGGGCCGTGCTCGCTGTCGGCGATCTCGCCGCCGTACGGGTCCTTGGTCCAGCCCAGGCCCGGGGGCACCACGTCGCCGTGCGCGTTCATGGCGATGGTCGGGCCGCCCGTGCCGAAGGTCTTGCGCACCAGCAGGTTGGTGGCGCTGATCATGCCGGCGGCCTTGACCAGTTCGTCCGGCACCTTGTGCGCTTCGACCTTGAAGCCCAGGCCTTCCAGCAGCACCTTGGCGCGCGCGCCGTGCGCATCGCAGTCGCCCGGCGGGTTATCCGAAGGTACCTTGACCAGCTCGGCCAGGAAGGCTTCCTGCGCGGGGCGCTGGGCGTCGATGTAGTTGGTGAGCGTGGTCTGCAGCGGGTTCACGTTGTCTCTTGCGGTCATGGTTATTCTCGAAAAAGTCTAAGTCTCTCAGGATGACGGATGCGGGCGCTTTACTGCTGCCGCGCGGAGTGCTTGTCGAAATGCTCGACGAAATCGCTGAATACGGCGGCCGCGCTGGCGGCGTCCTCCGCGGTCATGATTTCGGTAGGGTGATGGCTGATGCCACCGTTGCCGCAGCGCACAAAGAGCATCGCCACATCGGCAATGGCCGCAATGGCCATGGCGTCATGGCCGGCGCCGGAAGGCAGGTGCCGCACAGGCAGCCCCTGGCGGGCGATGGCATCCGCCCATTGCGTTTGCAGCCAGGGCGCGCATGGCACGCTGACGGCCTCGTGGGTCTTGCGGATCTGCACCCGCACATTGCGGCGGGCGCACACGCGCTCGATTTCCGCCAGCACGTCGTTGACGGCAGCCTGGCGCACGGCGTCTTCGCCGGCACGGATGTCGATGGAGAAGACCGCGCGGCCCGGCACCACATTGGCGGCGCCGTTGGGCACGTTGAACTGGCCGATCGTGCCGACCAGTCCGGGCAGGCCGCCGCAGCGGCGCTCGATGAACAGGCCGACCTCGGCGCCAGCCATGGCGGCGTCGCGGCGCATGTCCATCGGCACGGTGCCGGCGTGGCCGGCCAGCCCTTCCAGTTCCACGATGAAGCGGCTCGCGCCGGAGATCGCGGTCACGACACCCAGCGACAGCCCTTCATTGAGCAGCACCGGGCCTTGTTCGATATGGACTTCCACGAACGCCAGCACCTGCTCGCGCGAATGCGCGGCGGCCGGCAGCCCGGCGGGATCGAAACCTGCCGCGTGCATCACTTCGCGCATGGTCTTGCCCGAATCGTCCACGTTGTCGAGCACATTGGTGTCGAAGGTGCCGGCAATGGCGCGGCTGCCCAGCAGCGTGGCCTTGAAGCGCACGCCCTCTTCCTCGGCAAAGCCAACCACCTCGATGGCGAACGGGAAGCGCTTGCCCTGGCGGTGCCACTCCGCCACGCAGGCAATCGGCAGGATCACGCCGAGGTTGCCGTCATAGCGCCCGCCATCGCGCACGGTGTCGAAGTGCGAGCCGGTGAGCAGCGCGGGCGCATCGGGCGTGGTGCCGTCGTAGCGGCCGATCACGTTGCCGGCGGCGTCGCGGCGCACTGTCATGCCGGCTTCGCGCATCCACTCGGCGAGCTGCGCGGCGGCGCCGTGGTGAGCCTCGGTGAGATAGGTGCGGGTGAGCATGCCGGGCTGCTCGGTGTGGACGGCCAGGGTATCGGCCCAGGCCATGATCCGCGCCCCGGTTTCGGTAGCGGGCTTGAGGGTTGCTGCCATGCGTGTCTCCTGCTGGAAGTGCGCGAATGCGGTGGCGCCGGATCATGCAAGCCCCGCGCCAGCGGCACCGCGCTGGTGCCGGGCCGGTGCCTAGGGAAAGTCCCAGGGGCGCCGCGACTCTCGTTCGAGAGCTCTATTCTGTGCGATTCATGGTAGCACAGTGAATTCAAAAATTGCATACAAAAATGATATGCACTATATTGGCTTCCACGTTACGACAATTCGCTGCGGACAATCCGATCCGGACAGCGAGTTGCGTGGATTCCGCTCCAACAGGAGGGCCAATCCACGAAGCGCCGCAGCCCTCACCCGGCTTTCGCGCCCGGCACGTCAGGCCGGCCTTCCCGCAAGCGGGCAGCCGGCAATTCCTGCAGCAATGACAGGACGCGCCAGCCACAGACCTGGACGTGTCCGCATGGAGACAACGATGCACCCAGCAGCCCCCTACGGCCCGCTTCCGGCCGCCCCCAGTCCGCTTTCATCCGCTTTACCCGTTCCCTGTTTGGCCAGGTCTTGATCGCCCTGGTGCTGGGCACCGCACTCGGCCTGTTCTTTCCCGAGTTCGCCGCCAAGCTCAAGCCGCTTGGCGATGCCTTTATCAAGCTGATCAAGATGCTGATTGGCCCGATCGTGTTCTGCGTGGTGGTGGCAGGCATCTGTGGCGCTGGCGAGCTGAAGAAGGTGGGCCGGGTCGGCATCAAGGCGGTGCTGTATTTCGAAGTGGTCACCACCATCGCGCTAGCGCTGGGTATTGCCCTGGCCTATATCTTCCACCCCGGCACCGGCATGAACGTGAACCCGGCCTCGCTCGACGCCTCGGCCATGTCCGCCTACGTGGACACCGCCGCCAAGGTCAAGAGCGCGGGCATGGTGGACTTCCTGCTCAAGCTGATTCCCAGCACGATCATGGGTGCGTTCGCCAGCGGCGACGTGCTGCAGGTCTTGCTGGTTTCGATCCTGTTCGGCTGCGCGCTGTCGCTGGTAGGCGAGCGCGGGCGGCCGCTGGTATCGATGATCGACACCTTTTCGCACACCTTGTTCAAGATGATGGGCTTCATCATCAAGCTGGCGCCGCTGGGCGTGCTGGGCGCGGTGGCCTTCACCGTGGGCAAGTACGGCATCGGCTCGCTCAAGCAGCTCGGTTACCTGGTGGTGGTGTTCTACGGCGCCGTGGCCCTGTTCGTGCTGGTGGTGCTGGGGACCGTGATGCGCCTGTGCGGCTTCTCGGTAATCAAGCTGATCCGCTACCTGCGCGCCGAACTGCTGGTGGTGCTGGGCACCGCGTCGTCCGACAGCGTGCTGCCGCAGATCATGAAGAAGCTTGAGTTCATGGGCATCAAGAAATCGGTGGTGGGCCTGGTGATCCCCACCGGCTATTCCTTCAATCTCGACGCCTTCTCGATCTACCTGACGCTGGCCGCGGTGTTTATCGCCCAGGCCACCAATACGCCGCTGGCGCTGGGCGACCTGCTCGGCATCCTGGCCGTCGCCCTGGTCACGTCCAAGGGCGCGCACGGCATTCCCGGCTCGGCCATCGTGATCCTGGCGGCCACGTTGTCGGCCCACCCTGCGATTCCCGCCATCGGCCTGGTGCTGGTGCTGTCGGTCGACTGGTTCATCGGCATCGCCCGTGCCGTCGGTAACCTGATCGGCAACTGCGTGGCAACCGTGGTGGTAGCCGCCTGGGAAAAGGACATCGACCGGGCGCGCGCCCACGATGTGCTCAACGGCAAGATCGACGCCAGCGACCTCGAAGCGGGCTTTGCCCCGGCGCCTCACGAGGCCGTCGCGGCCACCCCGGGGCATCCCCGCTGCCCGGCGCGGCCGCGGGGCGCTAGAATCTCGGCATTCCTCCCACGAGACGCTGCGCAAGTGCGCAACCATGCCTGAGCATATCGACCCTGCCATGACCGCCGAAGCGATCGCCGAAGACATCGTCGCGGCCATCGTTTCGCACCGCCTGCCGCCTGGCACCAAGCTGCGCGAAGAGGCCCTGGCCAGCGTCTACCGCGTCAGCCGCACCAAGGTGCGCGCGGCGCTGCTGATGCTGTCCAAGGACAAGCTCATCCAGATCGTGCCGGACAAAGGCGCCTTCGTGGCCAAGCCCAGCGCCGAGGAGGCGCGCGAAGTGTTCGCGGTGCGCCGCATCCTGGAGGCGGCCCTGGCGCGCGAGTTTGTGGCGCGCGCCACCGCCGCAGATTACAAGCGCATCGACCGGCACCTCGTCGCCGAGAAAAAGGCGCTGGGCGGCAGCGATGCGCATGTGCGCACCCGCCTGCTCAGCGATTTCCACATCATGCTGGCGGAGGTAGTGGGCAATGGCGTGCTGACGGGCATGCTGCAGGAGTTGTCGTTGCGCAGCGCGGTGATCACCATGCTGTACCAGTCCCGCCGCGACGCCGCCTGCTCGTCGGATGAGCATCGCGAGTTCATTGAGGCGGCCCGCGCAGGCGACACCGAGCGCGCGGTGACGCTGATGGTGGAACACCTGAACCATGTCGAAGCGGCGCTGCATTTCGAGCAGGTCCCCGCCGCGCGCAGCAAGGACCTGGTGACGGCGCTGCTGGCCTGAGCCTGGCATGCAGCCGCGCGCCTGACCTGGCGCCTGAGCTGGCGTTGACCCAGGTCAAGGCGCGCCACGCGCCTTTGCGCCATCATCGACCTTGTCATGAAGCTGCGGGGGCGCGCTTCATGACACACTGGCCCGTCCATCGCGGACGGCAGCCCGCACGCCGGCCTGGGTGCGGGCTTTTTCTTTGCGCGCCGCGCGCGCCACCATTGCCAGATCCGCGCGTGATCGAATCCCGTCTTCGGAGTAGGATGTCGGTGGCCCAAGTCAGAGGCCGCTTAAAAGATAAAGCCAGGAGACAGACATGACCCGTTCCAGCCGTCCGGTGGCGACGTCCGTGGCATCGCCAGAGCCTGCCCTCACCATCCTGTTCCCCGCCTTGCCGTCCCTGACGGTCCCGCCATCCGTGCGCCAGCGCGGGCGCGACTGATCTTCCCGCCCGACTCCCGTGCCGGGCCATCCGCTTTCATCATCCAACCCATCCCAGGGAGGGAAACCCATGTCCAACGCGTTCAAAGACGACGTCCTGGCCGGCAAGGTCGTGTTCATCGCCGGCGCCTCGTCCGGCATCAACCTGGGCATCGCCCGGCACTTCGCCAAGGCGGGCGCCAGCCTGGCGCTGGTCAGCCGCGACCCCGAGCGCATTGCCGCGGCGGCGGCCAGCATCGTTGATGCCGGTGGCAGCGCTATTGGCATGGCGGCCGATGTGCGCGACTACGCCGCGGTGGAAGCGGCACTCGCGCGCACGCGCGACGAACTCGGCCCGATCGACATCGTGATCTCGGGCGCGGCCGGCAACTTTGTCGCGCCGGCGCTGGGCATGTCCGCCAACGGCTTCAAGACCGTGGTGGACATCGACCTGATCGGCACCTTCAATGTCTTTCGCGCCTGCTTTGCCTTCCTCAATGCGCCGGGCGCCTCGCTGATCGCCATCACCGCGCCGCAGGCGGTCAACGCGATGATGTTCCAGGCCCATGTGTGCGCCGCCAAGGCCGGCATCAATATGCTGGTGAAGTGCCTGGCAATGGAGTGGGGCCCGGCCGGCGTACGCGTGAACGGCATCTCGCCCGGCCCCATCGCCGGCACCGAAGGCATGGCGCGGCTCGCGCCCACTCCCGAGATGGAGGCGCGCTTCAAGGCACGCCTGGCGCTGCGCGACTACGGCGACAAGGACGATATCGCCAATACCGCGCTGTTCCTGTCCACCGGCAACGCACGCTATATCACCGGCACCATCGTCGACTGCGATGGTGGCAGCAAGCTGGGCGACGCGTCGGCCGATGCGCTGCATCCGCCCAAGGCGCCGGGCAAGGCGGCCTGAGCCGCGTAGCTTTCCGCACATTCAAGCACGCATGCATTCCCACACCTACGACAAGGAGACTCCAGTGACATCCCCCGTGCTCTATCACGCCGCCGAAGGCGTGGCCACCATCACCCTGAACCGCCCCGACGTGCTCAACGCGCTCAACAGCGCGCTGATGATCGAGCTGCGCGCCGCCGTCGAGCGCGCCGCGCAGGACGAGGCCGTGCGCGCGGTGGTGCTGACCGCCAATGGCCGCGGCTTTTGCGCGGGCGCCGACCTGGCCGGGCGCGAGCCCGGGCTGCAGGATTCGGGCGCGCTGCTGCGCGAGCGCTACCACCCGATCATCCTGGCGCTGCGCAATATGCCCAAGCCTGTCATCACCTCGGTCAACGGCGTAGCGGCCGGCGCAGGCATGAGCCTGGCGCTGGCCGGCGACGTGGTGCTGGCCGCGCGCTCGGCATCGTTCCTGCAGGCGTTCTCCAAGATCGGGCTGGTGCCGGATGCCGGCAGCACTTATTTCCTTCCCCGCTACGCGGGCGAGATGCGGGCGCGCGCGCTCGCCATCCTGGCCGAGAAGATCGACGCGGAAGAAGCGCATCGCATCGGCCTGGTGTGGAAGGTGCATGAGGACGACGCCCTGCCGGCCGAGACCGCCAAGCTGGCCGCCCACCTGGCGCAGATGCCCACCTTTGCCTACGGCTTGATCAAGGAAGCGCTCAACGCCAGCCTGGAGAGCGACCTGCCGGCGCAGCTCGAGCGCGAGGCCACGCTGCAGTCGCGCGCATCGCGCAGCGAGGACTTCAAGGAAGGCGTGGCGGCGTTCCTGGAAAAGCGCAATCCGGCCTTCAAGGGCCGCTGACCGGTTTGCTCCCCGTGCCCACTTGTGGGAGAGGGGACGGGGAGAGGGCGGGCGCTCGCAGAAACGATCCGTCTCCCGCTATCACCGACTTCGCATCGCACCACGCTTCGAAACCAGGAGACGCGCATCATGCTAGGCCTCATGCAAGACCGTCCGTTGCTGATTTCCTCACTGATCGAGTACGCCGCGCAGTACCACCCGCTGCAGGAGATCGTGTCGCGCACGATCGATGGCGGCACGGTGCGCTCCAACTACGCGCAGGTGCACCGCCGCGCAAAGCGGGTCGCCAGTGCGCTCACCGGACTCGGCGGACTCGGCATCGAGCAAGGCGACCGCGTCGGCACGCTGGCGTGGAACACGCACCGCCACCTGGAGCTGTACTTTGGCGTGTCGGGCGCGGGCGTGGTGCTGCATACTGTCAATCCCCGCCTGTTCCCCGAGCAGATCGACTACATCATCAATCACGCGGAAGACCGCGTGCTCTTCTTCGACCCCTGCTTCGCGCGGCTGGTGGCGCAGCTCGCGCCGCGCCTGTCCACCGTCACGCACTACGTGGCGATGACCGATCGCGCCGGCACCGACGCGCTCGATCTTGCCGGCAAGCTGCCCAACCTGCTGTGCTACGAGGACCTGGTCGAGGCCGGCAGCGAGGACTACGCATGGCCGCAATTCGACGAGCGCACTGCGTCGTCGCTTTGCTACACATCGGGCACCACCGGCAACCCCAAGGGCGTGCTGTATTCGCATCGCTCCACCGTGCTGCACAGCCTCAAGGCCTGCGCGTTCGACACCTTTGGCGTCAACGTGGACAGCGCGATCCTGCTGGTCGTGCCGCTGTTCCACGCCAACGCATGGGGCATGCCCTACGCCTGCGCCATGACGGGCGCCAAGATGGTATTGCCCGCCCAGCACCTGGATGGCGAAAACGTCTACCGCATGCTGCGCGACGAGCGCGTGACCTTCTCCACCGCGGTGCCCACGGTGTGGCTGATGCTGTTCCAGTACCTCGACGCGCATCCCGAGATCGATCCGCGCTCGCTCGGGCTCAAGCTCGCCGGCGTGGGCGGCTCGGCCGCGCCGGCGGCGATGATCGAGCGCTTCGAGCAACAGTTCGGCGCGCGTTTCGTCCAGGGCTGGGGCATGACGGAGACCAGCCCGATCGGCGTGATCAGCACCTTGCTGCCCAAGCACCAGGCGCTCGGCACGCAAGACCAGTTGAAGATCAAGCTCAAGCAAGGCCGCGCGCTGTGGGGCGTGGACCTGCGCATTGAGGACGACCAGGGCAATGCGCTGCCGCACGACGGCCACGCCTTTGGCCGGCTCAAGGTACGCGGGCCGTGGATCGCCTCCGCGTACTTCAAGGCAGAGCATGACGCGCTCGACGCCGACGGCTGGTTCGACACCGGCGACGTCGCCAATATCGATGCGGATGGCTATGTGCAGCTGGTGGATCGCGCCAAGGATGTGATCAAGTCAGGCGGCGAATGGATCTCCTCCATCGACCTTGAAAACGCCACCATGGGCCATTCCGCCGTGGCGGAAGCCGCCGTCGTGGGCGTGCCGCATCCCAAGTGGCAGGAGCGCCCGCTGCTGGTGGTGGTACGCCGGCCCGGCAAGGACGTGAGCGCCGCCGAACTGCTCGACTATCTCGCGGCGCGCGTCGCCAAATGGTGGGTGCCCGACGACGTCGCCTTTGTCGATTCGCTGCCTCACACCGCGACCGGCAAGCTGCTCAAGGTGAAGCTGCGGGAACAATTCAAGGACTACGTCCTGCCTACAGCGCAGGATCCCAATCAAGCAAGGAGCAACGCAACATGAACACCAGCAGCGAACGCATCGTCCTGACCATCGAAGACGGCGTGGCCGAGGTCAGGCTCAACCGGCCCGACAAGATGAACGCGCTCGACCCCGCCATGTTCGACGCGCTGATCGACGCCGGCCAGCTTCTCGCGCGCGAGCCGGACTTGCGCGCGGTGGTGCTATCGGGCGAAGGCCGCGCGTTTTGCGCCGGGCTCGATATGCAGAGCATGGCCGGGCTGGGAGGCGGCCAGGGCGACGCCATCGCCGCAGGCCGGCTCGCGGCGCGCACCCATGGCATCTCCAACCGCCCGCAGTTTGCCTGCATGGTGTGGCGCGAATTGCCGGTGCCGGTGATTGCCGCCGTGCATGGCGTGGCCTTCGGCGGCGGCTTGCAGGTCGCGCTCGGCGCGGACCTGCGCTATGTCACCGCGGACACGCGCCTGTCGGTGATGGAGATCAAGTGGGGGCTGGTGCCCGACATGGCCGGCATGCTGCTGATGCGCGGCCTGGTGCGCCCCGACCGCCTGCGCGAGCTGATCTACAGCGGCCGCATCGTCACCGGCGAAGAAGCCTGCGCGCTGGGCCTGGCCACTGCCGTGGTGGAAGATCCGCGCGCAGCCGCGCTGGCCACCGCGCGCGATATCGCCGGCCGCAGCCCGGACGCAATCCGCGCCGCCAAGCGATTGATGCAGGTGAGCGAGCACGGCGACGGCGCCGCCATCCTGCTGGCCGAATCGGTCGAGCAGGACCGGCTGATCGGCGGCGCCAACCAGCGCGAAGCAGTGATCGCCAATATGGAAAAGCGGGCACCGTCGTTCAAGCCGGCGTCGTAGCGTTGCGTGGCGCCGGGCCGGTTGCTGCGTTGCGTTTTGTGCGCTCAGGCGTCCTGACGCGTCCGCTGGCGCCGCATCCGGCGAAAGAGTGCCACGTAGACCGCCAGGTTGAGCGCCAGCACCACGGCCCCGAGCACGATCTGGATCTCCCGCGTGAGGCCCTCGGGATAGATCAGCGCCAGCACGTAGTGCTGCACGAAATCCCCGCCGTAGGCCTGCTGCCCCGCGCGCAGGCGCAGCGCGCTTTCCAGCGGGGTGAGCGGGCAGATCCACCCGCTCCACTCCACCACCACGCCCCACGCCACCGCCGGCAAGTGCAGCCACGCCATGCGCGGCCAGCGCAGCACCAGCAAACCACCCAGCATCACAAAGACGATAAAGGCGAGGTGAAACAGGACGATGGCGTCCGCGAGCCAGGCTGCCATCATCGTCCTTGCCGACCGGTCCAGTAGCCCGGCACCGCGAACGCCGCCTTCAGGTGTTCGATAAAAAGCGGATCTTGGCCGGCACCGGCCGCTGCTGCGGGTACACGGCAAGGATGTCGTAATCCGGCAGCGCGTACTCGTCCAGCACGGTGATCAACTCGCCGCTCTCCAGCTGCGGCAGGATCTCCCAGGTGGAGCGCCAGCCCAGCCCCAGGCTCTCGCCGGTCCAGCGATGCAGCAACTCGCCATCGTTGCAATCGAGGTTGCCGCTCACACGCACCGTGACGGTCTTGCCATCCTGCTGGAAGTACCAGCCGCGCTGCTGGCCGCCCTGCAGGTTGAAGGCCAGGCAGTTATGCTGCGCGAGATCGTCCAACGTCTGTGGCACGCCATGGCGCGCGAAATACGCGGGCGTGCCGCACACCACCCGCTTGTTGGTCGCCAGCTTGATGGCAACAAAGTTCGGGTCGATGGCCCCGCCGATGCGGATGCCCACGTCATAGCCCTCGCGCACCAGGTCCACCACGCGATCGGTCAGGTTGAAGGAAATCTGCACCTCGGGATTCGCCGCCAGGAACGCCGGCGCATGCGGCGCCACATGCTTGCGCCCGAACGCCGCCGGCGCCGACACGATCAGGTGGCCGGTCGCCTTGTGCTTGCCTTCGGCGATCAGCATCTCGGCACGGTCAAGGTCCGCCAGCGCCTTCTTGCACTGCTCCATGAATGCCGCGCCCTGCTCCGTCACCACGATGCGCCGCGTCGAGCGGTGCAGCAGCTTCACGCCGATGCGCGCCTCCAGCGCATTGATGCGACGCCCGATCATCACCGGCGTCACCCCTTGCGTCAGCGCGGCGGCAGCCATGCTGCCGTGTTCGACGACGGCGATAAAGGCTTCGATCTGTTTTAGCTTGTCCATGCTGTGTGTCTCCTGGGCGTCATTGTGGCGCATTTGGAGGCGGGAGGCATGTGCTGGGGGCTATGAGGGCGATTTGGGTGGGGGTATGAGTGGGGAGTGTGGTTTTGTCTAGCGGGCTTTGATGGTGAACGGTTTGATGGTGTAGTTTTTGCCGTGGGTGGCACGGTCGTTCGATGGCGTGCCATGTGGCATGCGTGACCAGGCAAGTACTGCCCTGAATCAAGCGCTCAGGCCATTCATCACTGCACTCACCTGCCCGCGCGCACCGCGGGCCGCCCTCGCGGCATGGCTTGCGCGCCGTGCCGCACCTCCTTGCTGAACTCGGCACAGGCGTGAGTCATCAGGTCTTCCGAGCGGTAGACGAGGAACACGCGGAACTCGGGGAGTTCGTCGCTGATCGGCAGCCGT from Cupriavidus sp. D39 includes the following:
- a CDS encoding GntR family transcriptional regulator gives rise to the protein MPEHIDPAMTAEAIAEDIVAAIVSHRLPPGTKLREEALASVYRVSRTKVRAALLMLSKDKLIQIVPDKGAFVAKPSAEEAREVFAVRRILEAALAREFVARATAADYKRIDRHLVAEKKALGGSDAHVRTRLLSDFHIMLAEVVGNGVLTGMLQELSLRSAVITMLYQSRRDAACSSDEHREFIEAARAGDTERAVTLMVEHLNHVEAALHFEQVPAARSKDLVTALLA
- a CDS encoding GNAT family N-acetyltransferase; translation: MAVANATVAVQACASLSIRDATGADIPAIQAIYAHHVRHGRASFEEVEPGVDDIRLRHAEVKRQGLPYLVAERGGEVLGYAYASAYRTRSAYRFAVEDSVYIDERYRGQGLGLALLAALVSRCESGPWRQMVAVVACTASGEGAGSLALHERVGFRTIGRLQSVGFKHGQWIDTVLMQRPLGDGEETPPVERAARA
- a CDS encoding M20/M25/M40 family metallo-hydrolase, whose amino-acid sequence is MTARDNVNPLQTTLTNYIDAQRPAQEAFLAELVKVPSDNPPGDCDAHGARAKVLLEGLGFKVEAHKVPDELVKAAGMISATNLLVRKTFGTGGPTIAMNAHGDVVPPGLGWTKDPYGGEIADSEHGPVMYGRGVAVSKSDFATYTYAVLALMEAEKQGAKLNGTLELQFTYDEETGGDIGPKFLLDQGLSKPDYAISAGFSYGITSAHNGCLHVEVTVKGKQGHAAMPHTGVDAIEAATHILQAIYGLRAELATRKSKTLGIDTATLNVGLIKGGINTNVVPDLVTFRVDRRMIPEEIGFDAEGELRAVVEKAAKDRPGIEVKVERIILAEPLSELPGVEKLIGALKGRAEEVFGVEIPVQGVPLYTDARHYTKYGIPTVLYGAGPRTLMEARGHNSDENLRLNDLNRATKVVALALSDLIG
- a CDS encoding SDR family oxidoreductase; the encoded protein is MSNAFKDDVLAGKVVFIAGASSGINLGIARHFAKAGASLALVSRDPERIAAAAASIVDAGGSAIGMAADVRDYAAVEAALARTRDELGPIDIVISGAAGNFVAPALGMSANGFKTVVDIDLIGTFNVFRACFAFLNAPGASLIAITAPQAVNAMMFQAHVCAAKAGINMLVKCLAMEWGPAGVRVNGISPGPIAGTEGMARLAPTPEMEARFKARLALRDYGDKDDIANTALFLSTGNARYITGTIVDCDGGSKLGDASADALHPPKAPGKAA
- a CDS encoding allantoate amidohydrolase codes for the protein MAATLKPATETGARIMAWADTLAVHTEQPGMLTRTYLTEAHHGAAAQLAEWMREAGMTVRRDAAGNVIGRYDGTTPDAPALLTGSHFDTVRDGGRYDGNLGVILPIACVAEWHRQGKRFPFAIEVVGFAEEEGVRFKATLLGSRAIAGTFDTNVLDNVDDSGKTMREVMHAAGFDPAGLPAAAHSREQVLAFVEVHIEQGPVLLNEGLSLGVVTAISGASRFIVELEGLAGHAGTVPMDMRRDAAMAGAEVGLFIERRCGGLPGLVGTIGQFNVPNGAANVVPGRAVFSIDIRAGEDAVRQAAVNDVLAEIERVCARRNVRVQIRKTHEAVSVPCAPWLQTQWADAIARQGLPVRHLPSGAGHDAMAIAAIADVAMLFVRCGNGGISHHPTEIMTAEDAASAAAVFSDFVEHFDKHSARQQ
- a CDS encoding enoyl-CoA hydratase-related protein, giving the protein MTSPVLYHAAEGVATITLNRPDVLNALNSALMIELRAAVERAAQDEAVRAVVLTANGRGFCAGADLAGREPGLQDSGALLRERYHPIILALRNMPKPVITSVNGVAAGAGMSLALAGDVVLAARSASFLQAFSKIGLVPDAGSTYFLPRYAGEMRARALAILAEKIDAEEAHRIGLVWKVHEDDALPAETAKLAAHLAQMPTFAYGLIKEALNASLESDLPAQLEREATLQSRASRSEDFKEGVAAFLEKRNPAFKGR